One genomic segment of Humidesulfovibrio mexicanus includes these proteins:
- a CDS encoding RelA/SpoT family protein, which produces MIRINEITDKVASYIEKPDLEIIQKAYIFAAEAHAGQTRLSGEPYLSHPMSVAKVLADMQLDEATVVAGLLHDTVEDTKATIDEIEELFGEEVADIVDGVTKISKIQFESKAVAQAENIRKMILAMAEDIRVLMVKLADRLHNMRTLDFQNSVKQRLISQETLEIYAPLANRLGLHRTKIELEDLCLKYLKPDVYEQIDQGVAAHHTAGNDYIDKVIGILNGLLEENGIRARVRGRIKHRYSIYAKMQQQHLGLDQVFDLIAFRIIVTSLKDCYAALGLVHSRWKPVAGRFKDYISIPKANMYQSLHSTVIGPDGERIEIQIRTEEMNRVAEYGVAAHWQYKEKGKKGSSRDAERFTWLRQILDWQRDLKDPREFMSSLRIDLFQDEVYVFTPRGDIKELPEGATPVDFAYAVHSKVGDHCAGAKVNGRLVPLGTPLKNGDRVEIITDAHRNPSRDWLKFVKTARARTRIKQYIRTEERARSISLAKEMLEKEGRKVGINVAKAMKDGLFLRLAEEFACPSVDEMLSQVGYARLTPRKVLHKLYVILHPGERPPDERERKPEPAASSAEAPKPKKSEGIRISGVDDVLVRFASCCNPLPGEPIVGYVSRGRGVTIHAADCTNLKELEPERLVSVAWDGQEDKPYPAKIRIVSRNFKGALSQVTALMASDDVNIDSGTFHSNVDGKAVMEFTVEVTNLTQLYGVLDKIRNIQAVTEAIRVS; this is translated from the coding sequence ATGATCCGCATCAACGAAATCACCGATAAGGTGGCCAGCTACATCGAGAAGCCCGACCTGGAGATCATCCAGAAGGCCTACATTTTCGCGGCCGAGGCCCACGCGGGCCAGACGCGGCTCTCCGGCGAGCCCTACCTCTCGCACCCCATGAGCGTGGCCAAGGTGCTGGCCGACATGCAACTGGACGAGGCCACGGTGGTGGCCGGCCTTCTGCACGACACCGTGGAGGACACCAAGGCCACCATCGACGAGATCGAGGAGCTCTTCGGCGAAGAGGTGGCCGACATCGTCGATGGCGTGACCAAGATCAGCAAGATCCAGTTCGAGTCCAAGGCTGTGGCCCAGGCCGAGAACATCCGCAAGATGATTCTGGCCATGGCCGAGGACATCCGCGTGCTTATGGTCAAGCTGGCCGACCGTCTGCACAACATGCGCACGCTCGACTTCCAGAATTCCGTCAAGCAGCGGCTCATCAGCCAGGAGACGCTGGAGATTTATGCCCCCCTCGCCAACCGGCTGGGCCTGCACCGCACCAAGATCGAGCTGGAGGACCTTTGCCTCAAGTACCTCAAGCCGGACGTGTACGAGCAAATCGACCAGGGCGTTGCTGCGCACCATACCGCAGGCAACGACTACATCGACAAGGTCATCGGCATTCTGAACGGGCTTCTTGAGGAAAACGGCATCAGGGCCCGCGTGCGTGGCCGCATCAAGCACCGGTACAGCATCTATGCCAAGATGCAGCAGCAGCACCTTGGTCTGGACCAGGTTTTCGACCTTATCGCCTTCCGCATCATCGTCACAAGCCTCAAGGACTGCTATGCCGCCCTGGGCTTGGTGCATTCGCGTTGGAAGCCCGTGGCCGGCCGCTTCAAGGACTACATCTCCATTCCCAAGGCCAACATGTACCAAAGCCTGCACTCCACCGTCATCGGGCCGGACGGCGAGCGCATCGAGATCCAGATCCGCACCGAGGAGATGAACCGCGTCGCGGAATACGGCGTGGCCGCGCACTGGCAGTACAAGGAAAAGGGCAAGAAGGGCAGCAGCCGTGACGCCGAACGCTTTACATGGCTCCGGCAGATACTGGACTGGCAGCGCGACCTTAAGGACCCGCGCGAGTTCATGTCCTCCCTGCGCATCGACCTGTTCCAGGACGAAGTCTACGTGTTCACTCCGCGCGGCGACATCAAGGAGCTGCCCGAGGGCGCGACGCCCGTGGACTTTGCGTACGCCGTGCATTCCAAGGTGGGCGACCACTGCGCCGGGGCCAAGGTCAACGGGCGGCTGGTGCCCTTGGGGACGCCGCTCAAGAACGGCGACCGCGTGGAGATCATCACCGATGCCCACCGCAACCCCAGCCGCGACTGGCTCAAGTTCGTCAAGACGGCCCGCGCCAGAACGCGCATCAAGCAGTACATCCGCACCGAGGAACGCGCCCGCAGCATAAGCTTGGCCAAGGAGATGCTGGAGAAGGAAGGCCGCAAGGTCGGCATCAACGTGGCCAAGGCCATGAAGGATGGACTGTTTCTCAGGCTTGCTGAGGAGTTCGCCTGTCCCAGCGTGGACGAAATGCTCTCCCAGGTGGGCTATGCGCGCCTTACCCCGCGCAAGGTGCTGCACAAGCTGTACGTCATACTGCACCCCGGAGAGCGTCCACCGGACGAGCGCGAGCGCAAGCCCGAGCCGGCCGCGTCATCCGCCGAAGCCCCCAAGCCCAAGAAAAGCGAGGGCATTCGCATCAGTGGCGTGGATGACGTGCTGGTGCGCTTCGCCAGTTGCTGCAACCCGTTGCCCGGCGAGCCCATTGTGGGGTACGTGTCGCGTGGGCGCGGAGTCACCATCCACGCGGCCGACTGCACCAACCTGAAGGAATTGGAGCCCGAACGGCTGGTGTCCGTGGCCTGGGACGGGCAGGAAGACAAGCCCTATCCGGCAAAGATCCGCATCGTTTCCCGCAACTTCAAGGGCGCCCTGTCACAGGTCACCGCGCTTATGGCCAGCGACGACGTGAACATCGACTCCGGCACGTTCCACAGCAACGTGGACGGCAAGGCCGTGATGGAGTTCACTGTCGAGGTGACCAATTTGACGCAGCTTTACGGTGTACTGGACAAGATTCGCAACATTCAGGCGGTGACCGAAGCCATTCGCGTGTCCTGA
- a CDS encoding peptide-binding protein, whose protein sequence is MLRTLLHLALLALVLLSACGRGDAGRAPRETGGGPASASNAARPAYGGRLVEATIGEPSNLIPPLATDSSSHEISSLIYVAPLKYDKNINLVPDAAKSFEILEDGRLLRFTLRNDIRWTDGVPLTARDVEFTYKLMVDPSTPTAYAEDYLAVKSFRLVDDYTFEVRYDTPFARALVTWASAILPRHLLEGQDLLKTPLARQPVGAGPYMLKEWTAGNRLVLVANPDYFEGRAYIDEVVMRIIPDQTTQFMELKSGNLDLMGLTPQQYLYQTGEDGWAAQYRKFQYLASGYAFLGYNMRSPLFSDVRVRRAILHAIDKDEIVRGVLAGLGVAACGPYKPGAWAFNGRIPANEFDPEKARRLFAEAGWTRQGPDGMLTNAQGQPFAFTILTNQGNSQRIKAAIIIQSRLKDMGVIVRIRTVEWAAFIKEFVDKGRFDAVLLSWNILEDPDLYDVWHSSKAVPGGLNFTGFKNAELDDLLERGRRMLDQKRRKPLYDRLQEILHEEQPYCFLYVPMALPMVHERVMGIEPAPAGIKHNSIRWWISRQGQAPELKEQ, encoded by the coding sequence ATGCTGCGGACACTACTGCATCTTGCGTTGTTGGCGCTCGTACTTCTGTCCGCTTGCGGCCGGGGCGACGCAGGCCGCGCCCCTCGGGAAACCGGCGGTGGCCCTGCATCCGCCAGCAACGCTGCACGCCCTGCCTACGGGGGCCGACTGGTGGAAGCCACCATTGGCGAGCCGTCGAACCTAATTCCGCCCCTGGCAACCGACTCTTCGTCTCATGAGATTTCCTCGCTCATCTACGTTGCGCCGCTCAAGTACGACAAGAATATCAACCTTGTGCCGGATGCTGCGAAGTCGTTCGAAATTCTAGAGGACGGCCGATTGTTGCGCTTTACCCTGCGCAACGACATCCGCTGGACGGATGGTGTGCCGCTCACCGCGCGCGATGTTGAATTCACCTATAAACTCATGGTGGACCCGAGCACGCCCACGGCCTACGCTGAGGACTACCTTGCGGTGAAATCCTTCCGCCTGGTGGACGACTATACGTTCGAGGTGCGCTACGACACTCCCTTCGCCCGGGCGCTTGTCACCTGGGCGAGCGCCATTCTGCCGCGCCACCTGCTCGAAGGGCAGGACCTGCTCAAGACCCCGCTTGCGCGTCAGCCCGTGGGCGCGGGGCCCTACATGCTCAAGGAGTGGACCGCGGGAAACCGTCTGGTGCTTGTGGCCAACCCCGACTACTTCGAGGGGCGCGCCTACATAGATGAAGTGGTCATGCGCATCATCCCCGACCAGACCACCCAGTTCATGGAGCTGAAAAGCGGCAATCTGGACCTTATGGGCCTGACGCCCCAGCAGTATCTCTACCAGACCGGCGAGGACGGCTGGGCTGCGCAATACCGCAAGTTTCAGTATCTGGCTTCGGGTTACGCCTTTCTGGGCTACAACATGAGAAGCCCGCTCTTTTCGGATGTGCGCGTACGCCGGGCCATTCTACACGCCATCGACAAGGACGAGATCGTGCGCGGGGTGCTGGCCGGACTTGGCGTGGCGGCCTGCGGACCGTACAAGCCGGGGGCCTGGGCGTTCAACGGGCGCATTCCCGCCAACGAGTTCGATCCGGAAAAGGCCCGGCGGCTTTTCGCCGAGGCCGGGTGGACGCGCCAGGGGCCGGACGGGATGCTGACCAATGCACAGGGGCAGCCGTTCGCCTTCACCATCCTCACCAACCAGGGAAACAGCCAGCGCATCAAGGCGGCCATCATCATCCAAAGCCGCCTGAAGGACATGGGCGTCATCGTACGCATCCGCACGGTGGAATGGGCCGCATTCATCAAGGAGTTTGTGGACAAGGGCCGCTTCGACGCCGTGCTGTTGAGCTGGAACATTTTGGAGGATCCAGATCTCTACGACGTTTGGCACTCGTCCAAGGCCGTGCCGGGTGGGCTCAACTTCACCGGTTTCAAGAACGCTGAACTGGACGATCTGCTTGAGCGCGGGCGCAGAATGCTGGACCAGAAGCGGCGCAAGCCCCTGTACGATCGCCTCCAGGAGATTTTGCACGAGGAGCAGCCTTATTGCTTTCTGTATGTCCCCATGGCGCTGCCCATGGTCCACGAGCGGGTCATGGGCATCGAGCCCGCGCCTGCCGGAATCAAGCACAACTCCATCCGCTGGTGGATATCCCGGCAGGGCCAGGCTCCGGAGCTGAAAGAACAATGA